A stretch of the Cydia amplana chromosome 6, ilCydAmpl1.1, whole genome shotgun sequence genome encodes the following:
- the LOC134648769 gene encoding uncharacterized protein LOC134648769 codes for MRGFRVAGIMILLTVINTLCNGAITRNDRPNKSATVLGHGSIKVHDRPNGKDTVLDGPNGSIKVLDKGKLTVLGGHKVRRDIREANASVIEHLGPNAPTVKPHSSIRREANATVILHRVPLTRGRSRREANTEKEPNTVKASDVTTLKPATTTPARLGNMITVPDNCPDGKKYVNGECREIWQLSR; via the exons ATGCGGGGCTTCAGGGTGGCAGGCATTATGATACTACTGACAGTCATCAAC ACTTTATGCAATGGGGCGATAACACGCAATGATCGGCCTAATAAGTCAGCAACTGTGCTTGGACATGGTTCAATAAAAGTGCATGATAGACCTAATGGAAAAGATACCGTACTTGATGGGCCTAACGGATCAATAAAAGTGCTTGATAAAGGAAAACTAACCGTGCTGGGTGGACATAAAGTGCGTCGTGACATTCGTGAGGCCAATGCATCAGTAATAGAACATCTTGGGCCTAATGCACCAACAGTAAAGCCTCATAGCTCTATACGACGCGAGGCTAATGCAACAGTTATATTGCATCGTGTGCCTCTCACGCGAGGAAGATCCAGACGTGAGGCAAACACAGAAAAAGAACCCAATACAGTGAAAGCATCAGATGTCACTACTCTGAAGCCAGCTACTACGACACCAGCACGTCTAGGGAACATGATAACTGTACCCGACAACTGTCCTGATGGAAAGAAATACGTGAACGGAGAATGTCGGGAGATTTGGCAGTTATCTAGATAG
- the LOC134649219 gene encoding uncharacterized protein LOC134649219: MAANDRVVFPDEVEDVKAKAAEVAAKSGAGDSNSVEEAPQETTPNIAMRNMIQVPDNCPAGYKMDADGVCREVW; this comes from the coding sequence ATGGCTGCCAATGACCGTGTCGTGTTTCCCGACGAAGTGGAGGACGTAAAAGCGAAGGCGGCAGAGGTGGCTGCCAAGTCTGGTGCGGGAGACAGCAACTCCGTGGAGGAAGCTCCTCAGGAGACCACGCCCAACATCGCCATGAGGAACATGATCCAAGTTCCTGACAACTGCCCGGCAGGCTACAAGATGGATGCGGACGGAGTCTGCCGAGAAGTCTGGTAA